In Candidatus Kaistella beijingensis, a genomic segment contains:
- a CDS encoding GLPGLI family protein, whose amino-acid sequence MKRFLTLFFLATFFALNAQETANRFFYELNFKPKKDSVKTEKVMMILDITKDKSIYRDYTMVAQDSIVKVQVEEMQKAGVFKDISKSMTMPKFSEKIYKFYPDMKVQYAERISSGFTPMNIGYSEDLKFDWKISNEKQKIGSYNAQKATTDFGGRKWIAWFTTDIPLQDGPYKFHGLPGLIVKIEDDAKNYSWELKGNKKVNNFSEITYLESIAPGGNGGKVQEVSREKFEKTFADYKKDPFASARPMLKPEMLSQKMPGSDLTIGEMVKQQEKMLKDFYGANNNPIEIPAAPVKAKK is encoded by the coding sequence ATGAAAAGATTTTTAACGCTGTTCTTTTTAGCAACTTTTTTTGCATTGAACGCGCAGGAAACGGCAAATCGATTTTTTTATGAGTTGAACTTTAAACCAAAGAAAGATTCTGTGAAAACCGAAAAAGTGATGATGATTCTGGATATTACCAAAGACAAATCAATTTACCGTGACTATACGATGGTTGCGCAAGATTCCATTGTAAAAGTTCAGGTGGAGGAAATGCAGAAAGCTGGAGTTTTCAAGGATATTTCAAAATCGATGACGATGCCAAAATTTTCTGAAAAGATTTACAAGTTTTATCCAGACATGAAGGTGCAGTATGCAGAAAGAATTTCCAGTGGTTTTACGCCAATGAACATCGGATATAGCGAAGATTTAAAATTTGACTGGAAAATCTCCAACGAAAAACAAAAAATCGGATCTTATAACGCACAGAAAGCCACTACAGATTTTGGCGGCAGAAAATGGATCGCATGGTTTACAACCGACATTCCTTTGCAGGACGGACCATATAAATTCCATGGACTTCCTGGTTTAATCGTGAAAATTGAGGACGACGCTAAAAATTATTCCTGGGAGTTAAAAGGAAACAAAAAAGTTAATAACTTCAGTGAGATCACTTACCTAGAATCCATTGCTCCCGGTGGAAACGGTGGAAAAGTGCAGGAAGTGAGCCGAGAAAAATTCGAGAAAACCTTTGCAGATTATAAAAAAGACCCATTCGCATCAGCAAGACCCATGTTGAAGCCAGAAATGTTGTCGCAAAAAATGCCAGGAAGCGACCTTACCATCGGTGAGATGGTGAAACAACAGGAAAAAATGTTAAAGGATTTCTACGGTGCAAACAACAATCCGATTGAAATTCCCGCGGCTCCCGTGAAAGCCAAAAAATAG
- a CDS encoding DinB family protein gives MQTLPNLKRELKQEYETTKRFIDSFPDGKNDYAPHEKSMKMMPLATHIAEVFAWPAMILNTSEVDFAKGDYQPTILNSKEELQKKLEDDYNAGKEALENVDESALDPKWTMRMGDQVLAEWSKYGAIRHSLDQITHHRAQLGVYYRLNDIPVPGSYGPSADEQSF, from the coding sequence ATGCAAACCTTGCCAAATCTGAAAAGAGAATTGAAACAGGAATATGAAACCACCAAAAGGTTTATCGACAGTTTTCCTGATGGTAAAAACGATTACGCACCGCATGAAAAAAGCATGAAGATGATGCCGCTTGCAACTCATATTGCGGAAGTTTTTGCTTGGCCCGCAATGATTTTAAACACTTCTGAAGTGGATTTTGCGAAAGGTGATTATCAACCAACGATTTTGAATTCTAAAGAGGAACTTCAAAAAAAATTAGAAGACGATTACAATGCCGGAAAAGAGGCTTTGGAAAATGTGGACGAATCCGCTCTCGATCCAAAATGGACGATGAGAATGGGCGACCAAGTTTTGGCGGAATGGTCAAAATATGGCGCAATTCGTCATTCTTTAGATCAAATAACCCATCATAGAGCGCAATTAGGTGTTTATTACAGATTGAATGATATTCCCGTTCCGGGAAGTTACGGACCAAGTGCCGATGAACAAAGTTTTTAG
- a CDS encoding TonB-dependent receptor, with product MKNYSLLLFFFLSIFTFAQKTVSGKVTDSDGQPVPSASVTVEEPGKDAIIAYSITNSKGEYKVTFTTPEQNVDLKVKAFNQKPQTKSIKNDNQTLNLSLESDATEIKEVKLKAKMVTKRGDTISYDIKAFESKSDRTLADVLKKVPGIEVNKDGSILYQGEPLGKFYVNGKDLMEGGYGTINNSLPTDAVQKVEVMENHQPVKILQDKVPSDQAALNVVLKKKVTMTGRGEVGAGFNPLLWNLKLTPMFFGQKNQWVVNYKANNNGESVEKEGNLLAFGNRFEGRRTQASQKDWISVESATVPNLPEKRYLMNNVHFFSANVLTNPFKNKEWELKASTNYINNAIERKSSTTTIYEPSTNPGGFPNGATVVEDFANKFYTNSAKGELIFTKNAKKGFFKNTTTWNSFWNADRALVPFSNGAKFSDQSMESPTNNFTNSLSTILPWKEKLFNVMSYVNYQTDKQTLVTGPGSYSGNVFGGYDHLQQNLKLKTMEVNHSASVGFSYKKWTFTPEVGLNMNFNKMNSLLSGINNSNPIGLGNSFENDIQWNEIQPYTQIGLNFKSSNLNLNVNLPMNFYGIDYQDHIRNVSREISKTVFEPSMFLSYDFASFFKIWAFGNVNYNFGNFGSLYGGTLMTNAKNYGIRNSELPETLSKTIGSRLEYRNPLNNLFWNVGYNTSMTDNNLILSTNQIYDPSNQTIVTVTENILYDNSTKSQSARAEIGKYFPKFKSNISTSFSNRDSNNLRLLNGNTIESKNNGQTFGFKFNNTYFSWMSLDYNISMSWNKNKNLFDSTEFKSSGWNHNLAVFFYPLENHTIGFNWDDVSSKTGNENYRNSFYDLSYQYTWAKKKIDFEVKWLNIANKKLYELISVDAATNSVSRTAIDIRPSQFMFTVKFNFK from the coding sequence ATGAAAAATTATTCACTTTTATTATTTTTTTTTCTGTCGATTTTTACTTTTGCCCAAAAAACCGTGTCAGGAAAAGTTACTGATTCGGACGGACAACCCGTTCCAAGCGCAAGTGTAACAGTGGAAGAACCTGGAAAAGATGCAATTATCGCCTATTCCATTACCAATTCTAAAGGAGAATATAAAGTAACTTTTACCACTCCCGAACAAAATGTGGATCTGAAAGTGAAAGCATTCAATCAAAAACCGCAGACGAAATCCATCAAAAATGATAATCAAACCCTCAATTTGTCGCTGGAATCGGATGCCACTGAAATTAAGGAGGTGAAGCTGAAAGCCAAAATGGTCACCAAACGTGGCGACACGATTTCTTACGATATTAAAGCTTTTGAAAGTAAATCCGACCGAACTTTAGCCGATGTTCTAAAAAAAGTTCCCGGAATTGAAGTCAACAAAGACGGCTCCATTCTTTATCAGGGTGAACCGCTCGGAAAATTTTATGTCAACGGAAAAGACTTAATGGAAGGCGGTTACGGAACCATTAACAATTCTTTGCCAACCGATGCCGTGCAAAAAGTGGAAGTGATGGAAAATCACCAACCCGTGAAAATTTTGCAGGATAAAGTTCCTTCCGACCAAGCTGCTTTGAACGTGGTTTTAAAGAAAAAAGTCACCATGACAGGAAGAGGAGAAGTTGGCGCAGGTTTCAATCCGTTGCTTTGGAATCTGAAACTGACGCCCATGTTTTTCGGGCAGAAAAATCAATGGGTGGTCAACTATAAAGCCAACAACAATGGCGAATCGGTGGAAAAAGAAGGAAATCTCCTCGCTTTCGGAAACCGTTTTGAAGGAAGAAGAACTCAAGCTTCGCAAAAAGATTGGATTTCCGTGGAAAGCGCGACCGTTCCAAATCTTCCCGAGAAAAGATATTTGATGAACAACGTGCATTTCTTTTCTGCAAATGTTTTAACCAATCCGTTTAAAAACAAAGAGTGGGAACTGAAAGCAAGCACGAATTACATTAACAATGCGATCGAAAGAAAATCCTCAACAACAACAATTTATGAACCCTCCACAAATCCGGGAGGTTTTCCCAACGGAGCGACGGTTGTTGAAGATTTCGCCAATAAATTTTACACGAATTCCGCAAAAGGCGAATTGATTTTTACTAAAAATGCCAAGAAAGGCTTCTTTAAAAATACCACCACATGGAACAGCTTTTGGAACGCAGACCGCGCCTTGGTTCCTTTTAGCAATGGAGCAAAATTTTCTGACCAATCTATGGAATCACCGACCAATAATTTTACCAATTCATTGAGCACGATTTTACCTTGGAAAGAAAAACTTTTTAATGTGATGAGTTACGTGAATTATCAGACGGATAAACAAACGCTTGTAACAGGACCGGGAAGTTATTCGGGAAATGTTTTTGGTGGTTATGATCATCTTCAACAAAATTTGAAATTGAAAACTATGGAAGTAAATCATTCCGCTTCGGTTGGTTTTTCCTACAAAAAATGGACTTTCACTCCTGAAGTTGGGTTGAATATGAACTTCAATAAAATGAATTCGCTACTGAGCGGAATAAACAACAGCAATCCAATAGGGTTGGGAAATTCTTTTGAGAACGATATTCAGTGGAATGAAATTCAACCTTATACCCAAATTGGTTTAAACTTTAAATCAAGCAATTTGAATTTGAATGTTAACTTGCCAATGAATTTTTACGGAATTGATTATCAAGACCATATTCGAAATGTTTCACGTGAAATTAGTAAAACCGTTTTCGAACCAAGTATGTTTTTGAGTTATGATTTTGCATCGTTCTTTAAAATTTGGGCGTTCGGAAACGTGAATTATAATTTTGGGAATTTCGGCTCGCTTTACGGCGGAACATTAATGACTAATGCAAAAAATTACGGAATTAGAAACAGCGAGCTGCCGGAAACTTTAAGCAAAACCATCGGTTCCAGACTTGAATATAGAAATCCGCTCAACAATTTGTTTTGGAATGTGGGTTACAACACTTCGATGACGGATAATAATTTGATTCTAAGCACGAACCAAATTTATGATCCAAGTAATCAAACAATTGTAACGGTCACAGAAAATATTCTGTACGACAACTCCACAAAAAGTCAATCAGCTAGAGCAGAAATCGGAAAATATTTCCCGAAATTCAAGTCCAATATTTCGACAAGTTTTTCCAACCGTGATTCCAATAATCTTCGATTGTTGAATGGAAACACTATTGAATCAAAAAACAATGGGCAAACTTTCGGATTCAAATTCAACAACACCTATTTTTCCTGGATGAGTTTGGATTACAATATTTCGATGAGTTGGAACAAAAACAAAAATCTTTTTGATTCCACAGAGTTTAAATCTTCAGGTTGGAACCACAATTTGGCAGTATTCTTCTATCCGTTGGAAAATCACACGATTGGATTCAACTGGGACGATGTGTCGAGCAAAACAGGAAATGAAAATTACAGAAACTCTTTCTATGACCTTTCTTACCAATATACTTGGGCAAAAAAGAAAATCGATTTCGAGGTGAAATGGCTGAATATTGCCAATAAAAAATTGTACGAATTAATCTCCGTGGATGCTGCAACCAATTCTGTTTCCCGAACAGCGATTGATATTCGACCAAGTCAGTTTATGTTTACCGTGAAGTTTAATTTTAAGTAA
- a CDS encoding cupin-like domain-containing protein, whose amino-acid sequence MGLHLKPIDVVEDISEQDFREKYLKPRKPVVIRNMARKWPAYQKWTMDYMKEVVGDVEVPLYDSSKADPSAPINASAAKMKFGDYIDLIQEKPTDLRIFLFDPIKSAPKLLQDYISPKDLMGGFLDKYPNMFFGGKGSVTFLHFDIDMAHIFHTHFNGRKHILLFDYKWKERLYQIPYATYALEDYDISNPDFEKFPALDGVEGIECFLEHGDTLFMPTGWWHWMKYLDGSFSISLRAWDKSWAVKAHSLWNLTVQRNFDNFMKRRYKKRYMDWKEKKAVERANYALKNGLPK is encoded by the coding sequence ATGGGACTTCATTTAAAACCAATCGACGTTGTAGAAGACATTTCCGAGCAGGATTTCCGGGAAAAATATTTAAAGCCGAGAAAACCAGTTGTCATTAGAAATATGGCAAGAAAATGGCCCGCTTACCAAAAATGGACGATGGATTACATGAAAGAAGTCGTTGGAGATGTTGAAGTTCCGCTGTACGATTCTTCAAAAGCTGATCCTTCTGCACCGATTAACGCTTCCGCAGCAAAAATGAAGTTCGGTGATTACATCGATCTAATTCAGGAGAAACCAACGGATTTAAGGATTTTTCTATTCGATCCAATTAAATCTGCCCCGAAACTTTTGCAAGACTACATTTCACCAAAAGACTTGATGGGCGGTTTTCTCGACAAATATCCGAATATGTTTTTCGGCGGAAAAGGTTCAGTAACTTTTCTGCACTTCGATATCGATATGGCGCATATTTTCCACACGCATTTCAATGGGAGAAAACATATTTTGTTGTTCGACTATAAATGGAAAGAACGTCTTTATCAAATTCCTTACGCAACTTATGCCTTGGAAGATTATGATATTTCAAACCCCGACTTTGAAAAATTTCCCGCATTAGACGGAGTTGAAGGAATTGAATGTTTCCTGGAACACGGCGACACTTTGTTTATGCCGACTGGATGGTGGCATTGGATGAAATATTTGGATGGAAGTTTCTCGATTTCTTTAAGAGCGTGGGATAAATCTTGGGCGGTGAAAGCACATTCGCTGTGGAATTTGACCGTTCAAAGAAATTTTGACAACTTCATGAAACGCCGCTACAAAAAAAGATACATGGATTGGAAAGAGAAAAAAGCGGTCGAAAGAGCAAATTATGCTTTGAAGAACGGACTTCCTAAATAA